The stretch of DNA GAATATTGGCAGGTGGACCGTCAAAAGGGCCTCCTCGCCAAACCGTTTCCAGCATGACGGCCTCAAAAAAGTCCAAGGTTTCTTCTGGAATTGCCCGCATTTGCAGTGTCACTGTGTCGCCCATTGCAAAATACACATTGTCCATTTCGATGCCGTTGATGTAATTGCCGTCCACAAAGTCATCTCGTTCAAAAGCGGCATTTTTCAAGGTATCGGTTTTGTCGACTCCATTGACAAAGGTTTTCCACATATAAAAATCGCCTTTTCCTTGCGGCTCCTGTACATACATGAGGAGGTAGTAAATATCGGTTTCCTCGGGTTCATCTTCTGCCAAATCTTCATCCATTTCGTATTGAAGTGAATCTATTTCAACAATGCGTTTCATGGTCGAAATGGCTTCGTAGTATTCGCCATTGTAGTCAATTTGAAGCGTATAGGTTTTGCCGATTTCTCCTTTCACCGTTGGGGCAGTTTGGTAAATGCCTGCTGTGGTTTCGGTCAAATCAAAGGTTTGTGTGCCATCTGTGATGCTGACCTTTGCGCCAATGGCTCGTGGTGCTTCT from Chitinophagales bacterium encodes:
- a CDS encoding DUF4249 domain-containing protein, with the protein product MRIFFFILLAYMLTTSCTEDIQLDLNNQDFQRLVVEGWFTNQAEAQTIELTLTSDYFANQEAPRAIGAKVSITDGTQTFDLTETTAGIYQTAPTVKGEIGKTYTLQIDYNGEYYEAISTMKRIVEIDSLQYEMDEDLAEDEPEETDIYYLLMYVQEPQGKGDFYMWKTFVNGVDKTDTLKNAAFERDDFVDGNYINGIEMDNVYFAMGDTVTLQMRAIPEETLDFFEAVMLETVWRGGPFDGPPANIPSNISNGAIGHFSAASVVEKTITITP